The sequence ctgagctagtggactttGCAATGTATGTACGAACACAGTTTCTTTTATTCTCTTTGAATCCGAGttaaatgaatcaaaaagaaaCGACGGCGTTTTCTCCTCCGATTGGTATAAACCCTAAATGGGCGAAATCATAAATCCAGTTCGCGATTCAAGCTCGATTCTCTTCGATCTCGTCCTTAAGAATCTCGATTCTCATCTCTCCTTCTTCGAGTATCGCATGATGAGTTCGGGTTGTGAGGATTCGTCTGTGAATACAATGGGAATTCGTGGTATCCCGGAGCAATGCGGCTGTGGTCGAAGAACTGGGATATACACATCAAAAACGAAGGTCAATCCAGGAAGAACTTTCTTTAGATGCCCAacgtttcaaaatgtaagtgtTTAATTTGATTGTGTTTAAGAAAAGAACATAAGATTCAATGGCTAGGTAGTCAGTGAGAAATTGTTTGAACAAAAAGATTGTGTTCATGATTTGTGTCTAGGATCACTTGTATAAATGGGTAGATGAAGCTGTCTACGAAGAGGTTCAAGATGCATTGCCAAAAGTTGAGTGCTTTGCATCAGATGTTATGAAACTTAAAATGGAGATCGAAAGCATGAAAACCGTGGAGGAAGAGTTGAAAGAAGATGTTAGGAAGGCGAGCAATGAACTTAAGAAGCTGAATGTGATCATGAAAGTGGGTTTTTCGGTGGTTTGTTTATGCGGTGTGATATGTCTTGTGTTGATCATGTTTGACAAAGCATATGGGTTGTCTATGAATAGCTACTAGGAGACTCTGTTTATGTAAGGCTATGTTTATGTAAGACTCATGGTTCATGTAAGGCTATGTTTTAAGACAATGtttcaataatatttatgttttacttcTTGATTGTTTATAGAAGGACAAATGAACACACCAATGAACAGACCATCATGATGAAAACACAAAGATAATAACCGAcagtttcaaattaaaacagcaggaagaaaagaaagaaaaaggtagtTCTAGTTCCAAAAGCATTCAGACAGAGACACTATCATAAACAACACACAACGAAAGCATTCAGACAGAGACCATCATAAACAACACACAAGCATCTAAAAAACCATCTTCCCCACGCTGCTGTCTGTGATGCTTCAGCTTGTGAGGATTGAGGAACTTCCCATCGTGATGATTGAGCTTGTGAGGATTGACCTTCTGAAGATTGAGGAACTTCCCATGCTGATGCTTGAGCTTGTGAGGATTGATTTTGTGAGGTTTGAGCTTCTGAGGATTGAGCTTGTGACTCGCCAAAGTGTAGTCCCTGCAACATATAAATGAATTGTTAGACACATTACCGAGAGCTAAAAACAATGAGATAGAAACTAAGACCGTACCCTAACCTGATATTTCCTTGGTCTGCCTCTTGGTTTCTTAGGTGGACTCTCAACAAAAGCCTTCCGACATGTATTCTTGTAGTGCCCTTCTTCTTTGCAATTAGAGCAAGTCATTACCCTGTTCGCACGACTCAGCTTGGTAGTAGACACTGTCTCATTGGTTCCCTTCTTTCGATCATGGTTTTTAGGCCTACCAGGCTTGCCATTTCGATTAGGTGGTGGAATCACACCTAATCTATTGGTCCGAGGCCACTCTATCATCCCATTTACAGGTCTGATCCCAAAACTGTAGGTTTCACGCCACTTAGAGGTTGTGTAGAAAGGAGCAACAAATTCAGAGAGTTTTCTACCCACGCCAAGGATGACCTTAGCAGCATGGATGCATGGAATACCATTCATTTGCCAGCTTCGACATGCACAAGTCTCATTCTCCAAATTCACCACGTAAGACTGGTCTCTATCTTCCACCTCAGTCTCTGGCCCAATTGCCCAACGCAGACTACATTCTTTTGACTTCTTCTCAACCCTGTCTAACTCTTTATGTGTCTTTGGGGTGAACCTAGTCTTCCTGTCCTTAGCCATCTTAGACCTATTGTAGTTCCTAGTCATACATTGGCGCCTAATCTCCTCTAACATGTCTAGCAGAGGTTTCTTCCTAGGCTCCCTGATGGTCTTGTTGAAGGACTCACACAAGTTGTTCAGATTATCATTACAGTAGGAGCCTATCTTGAAGAAAGCTCTAGACCAAGTCTATGGCTTTGTCTTCGTCTTGGCCTTAATGCATGAGTTTTTTAAAACTTCCATCTTATACTCCTTCAATATCTCAGCCTGTATCTCCTTTGCCGTGAGCTTAGGATTCAGCCTTAACCTCTCAGCAAATAGACTTGCAATTGCTGACCTCTTAAGTATCTTGGAATACCCTGTCCTCTCACACTTATGGTCATTGACGTATGTTTTTACCATCAACTTCTGTTTCCTCCTATCATACGAACAGTAGACCATCCAGGGACAAGGagcctcatcatctctcatctcAGCGGCACATTTTGCACCCATCTTCAAGCTACTGGATCTGTAGTACTTGATGTTGTATCTGGTTTTCAGGGTATACCTCAGACAAGCATGTTTGAAGTCCTCAGCATCTGAAAATGTCTTGCCTAGCTGAAGGAGCTCCTCTGGATCAGTGTCTCACTACAGGAAATAAGGGTTTTGATGGCACCGCTAAAGCGCTATAAGACGCTACCATAGCGTTGTAGAAAGCGCTCCAATATCGCCCGCGATAATAGGTCTCGTACATTTCATAGCGGATTTTTGTTGTGctattgatattttattattaatagcgGTTCTTGTTATGcaattgtaaatttgtattataGCGTCGCCAAAATgatattataactttttaactatagcattttttaaaattaaatatagcgATTTGTAATTACTATTGTCGTCTTCTATCAATAGCAATATTTGAACATTTCATTgcatttttttatatgcaattgtttcattttgtttataacaaattttatttaatattttgatttttaaaataatagagaatcaaaaaatgtaaaataaaaattaattctaattaaaattcgaagaaaattaaaatattcgaaaataaaaaatatattcaattctCACAAATTTTCcatgcaaaaaaaatcaatcagcAACTATAATTCCATCACAATCATCTCTAACACAAAAACTTTCATCATCAGACAATTGCTCTGTATCATCAAATTCCTGTGCGAGTAATGGTGCTCCGACAACGTCTTCCTCTGTCTCGAGTTCATGATATCCTCTCGGTGGTGCTCTCATAACAACATACCAAGGcgattcttcatcttctctagAGTAAAAT is a genomic window of Brassica napus cultivar Da-Ae chromosome A2, Da-Ae, whole genome shotgun sequence containing:
- the LOC106388016 gene encoding uncharacterized protein At1g43920, Chloroplastic-like, with protein sequence MGEIINPVRDSSSILFDLVLKNLDSHLSFFEYRMMSSGCEDSSVNTMGIRGIPEQCGCGRRTGIYTSKTKVNPGRTFFRCPTFQNDHLYKWVDEAVYEEVQDALPKVECFASDVMKLKMEIESMKTVEEELKEDVRKASNELKKLNVIMKVGFSVVCLCGVICLVLIMFDKAYGLSMNSY
- the LOC125587843 gene encoding uncharacterized protein LOC125587843; its protein translation is MLEEIRRQCMTRNYNRSKMAKDRKTRFTPKTHKELDRVEKKSKECSLRWAIGPETEVEDRDQSYVVNLENETCACRSWQMNGIPCIHAAKVILGVGRKLSEFVAPFYTTSKWRETYSFGIRPVNGMIEWPRTNRLGVIPPPNRNGKPGRPKNHDRKKGTNETVSTTKLSRANRVMTCSNCKEEGHYKNTCRKAFVESPPKKPRGRPRKYQGLHFGESQAQSSEAQTSQNQSSQAQASAWEVPQSSEGQSSQAQSSRWEVPQSSQAEASQTAAWGRWFFRCLCVVYDGLCLNAFVVCCL